From the genome of Synchiropus splendidus isolate RoL2022-P1 chromosome 17, RoL_Sspl_1.0, whole genome shotgun sequence, one region includes:
- the tp53rk gene encoding EKC/KEOPS complex subunit TP53RK has product MEALENLTKAELVKQGAESRVYKTTFFDRPAVLKQRFPKRYRHPVLDEKLTQRRTVQEVRAILRCRRAGILAPVVYFVDYSSHSIFMEEVLGTTTVRDHIASFQHSDCQDLEVLAQKMGSILAKMHDEDVIHGDLTTSNMLVRHRAEEGPDLDLILIDFGLSYISSLPEDKGVDLYVLEKAFLSTHPNTEKLFQKLLESYSVSSKKSSAVLKKLDEVRLRGRKRSMLG; this is encoded by the exons ATGGAGGCGCTTGAGAACTTGACCAAGGCAGAGTTGGTCAAACAGGGAGCTGAGTCGCGGGTGTACAAGACAACCTTCTTTGATCGTCCCGCCGTTCTGAAGCAGAGGTTCCCGAAGCGCTACCGACACCCGGTTCTGGATGAGAAGCTGACGCAGCGACGCACCGTGCAGGAGGTTCGGGCGATCCTCCGGTGCCGGAGAGCAG GTATACTGGCACCCGTGGTCTACTTTGTGGACTACAGTTCACACAGCATCTTCATGGAAGAGGTCCTGGGCACCACCACTGTGAGAGATCACATTGCATCCTTTCAGCACTCAGACTGTCAGGATCTGGAGGTCCTGGCTCAGAAGATGGGCAGCATTCTTGCCAAAATGCATGATGAGGATGTCATCCACGGCGACCTGACCACCTCTAACATGCTTGTGAGGCACCGAGCGGAGGAGGGACCAGACTTGGACTTGATCCTCATCGACTTTGGCTTGAGTTACATCTCCTCTCTGCCGGAGGACAAAGGGGTTGACTTgtatgtgctggagaaggcttttcTCAGTACACATCCCAACACGGAGAAGCTGtttcagaagctgctggagagcTACTCTGTGTCCTCCAAAAAGTCCTCAGCTGTGCTTAAGAAGCTGGATGAGGTTCGTctgagagggagaaagaggtCAATGTTAGGATAA